From Zerene cesonia ecotype Mississippi chromosome 16, Zerene_cesonia_1.1, whole genome shotgun sequence, one genomic window encodes:
- the LOC119833106 gene encoding putative uncharacterized protein DDB_G0282129 has translation MGKARIAMTLLSTLAALVIIVHTAEEEYERAHRGLRARSLDVEVPSYEQAWRALEEPKLPETPQSDAWKDDTPDEIPKRRRTRKRKRRPQISSDDLVAQERHVFHSDVLPRNQEYFVTPPETVRRRKKVSRHETKEEDESNRWGDQPGLERPARRRGHRRKRPDTEQWPRLSEFDGFRLHETIPEENPWNNIGNEQFIDGTLNATNDQGNKEQIEQDGRLPYSLNTEIDDEDAAAPQDDHKIIVSEPLPTYNDRSLSEFSLESLIKPIPDDQVKLKKDKIKEKTKNTISQKEKALLKDKEPLEPQALKAILKRSNGRSLSEILQQNNLSLSDLLQGRDKALSILQTGDLSENHEKLSYENNIESNNSSNNDEVQNNLPFTQSGSQEQNDIKEIIEEQPVTEQTFTTEYIADETTTTQRIVEINSNDHIENTTRTHTRRRFPFHVRRKLRTRPYNNTRKVQLSRDLIALTSRKYQNNRNIQKSKDWIEFMPTHTKNRKIKEDSDVTTNRETKDPMVSENSFISTTVMVEDSTQQFQETENTEIPTTQSSYVDMNSQSFKPTIDMEFNNRNTQENDEIITTDTDETVPTTVPMTSTEKIVTITQKPRIHSHIRPTLNASELRRQAFNNRLNKKRMKQKKQSEEESNDGVRNDVFAMGNLVPASEFIAKTQGTTNANNRDNMTTLDDFTTVTESTTGSQNRFRSTKSPSTRSSIIPKIQPYMSVTEDTAKFEIEEILNDTTTRARLSRILKERNMTLSELVEHRERGSSHVHLADIFHNASKEPNPPEPFLSKSLIEPISKETYPLRALLEANLHDPKSNLDLNALNSNYLNIPVVMDFGNNVNENGENMGIMSLFSNTSRYNENKGNQNHMNTKDIVPSNTETESEQKSGREGRTFNTDKEIVNWNNIFKLLHNNNNQTDSEELLQPRVSSKADPIKKILLEEDDDGDSVIVFEDLQHLNDKNIASSNEENLEVKLLETIEERPSIPAFNTSSNARSVTVVTASIIGLALVLFLLTYAAFKWKQQSKIIESKQCTNEERIPSPVFESRSAKNNSSTRSKSPMLTSNIYSINTLDTHADADSPEYMWDSLRKPFQ, from the exons atgGGTAAAGCAAGAATCGCCATGACACTGCTCAGTACGTTGGCTGCGTTGGTTATTATTGTGCATACAGCTGAGGAGGAATACGAAAGGGCCCACAGGGGGCTGCGAGCTAGGTCTTTAGATGTCGAGGTACCTAGCTATGAACAG gCGTGGAGAGCTTTAGAAGAACCGAAACTACCAGAAACTCCCCAAAGTGACGCTTGGAAAGACGACACTCCAGATGAGATTCCCAAACGTAGAAGGACGCGTAAGAGAAAACGTCGGCCACAAATATCATCAGATGATCTTGTAGCGCAGGAAAGACACGTATTCCACAGCGATGTATTACCCCGCAATCAAGAATATTTCGTTACACCTCCAGAAACGGTGAGACGTAGGAAGAAAGTTAGTCGTCACGAAACAAAAGAAGAAGATGAATCGAATCGATGGGGAGACCAACCAGGACTTGAACGCCCAGCTAGAAGACGGGGTCATAGGCGAAAGCGTCCCGATACGGAACAATGGCCTAGATTGAGTGAATTTGACGGTTTTCGGCTTCACGAAACAATACCTGAAGAAAATCCATGGAATAATATAGGTAATGAACAATTTATTGATGGAACTTTAAATGCCACCAATGATCAAGGCAATAAGGAGCAGATTGAACAAGATGGTAGACTTCCTTATTCACTAAACACAGAAATAGACGATGAGGATGCTGCTGCACCCCAAGatgatcataaaattattgtttcggAACCTTTACCAACATACAACGATCGATCTTTATCAGAATTCTCTTTGGAATCACTTATTAAGCCCATTCCGGATGATcaagtaaaattaaagaaagataagataaaagaaaaaaccaaaaatactATAAGCCAAAAAGAAAAAGCATTATTGAAG gatAAAGAGCCCCTTGAACCTCAGGCACTAAAGGCCATATTGAAACGATCTAACGGACGAAGTTTGAGTGAAATTTTGCAACAAAATAACCTTTCTTTAAGTGACTTACTGCAAGGTAGGGATAAAGCATTGTCTATACTTCAGACTGGCGATTTGTCAGAGAATCATGAAAAATTAAGTTACGAAAATAATATCGAATCGAACAATAGTTCGAACAACGATGAAGTCCAAAATAATCTACCATTTACCCAATCCGGAAGTCAGGAgcaaaatgatataaaagaaataatcgaAGAACAGCCTGTGACAGAGCAAACATTTACAACCGAATATATAGCAGACGAAACAACTACCACCCAACGAATCGTTGAAATAAATTCGAATGATCATATCGAGAACACTACTCGGACTCATACTAGACGTCGATTTCCATTTCATGTACGTAGGAAATTACGTACACGACCGTACAACAATACGCGTAAAGTTCAATTAAGCAGGGATCTTATAGCTTTAACTTCAAGAAAGTAtcaaaacaatagaaatatcCAGAAATCTAAAGATTGGATTGAATTCATGCCAActcatacaaaaaatagaaaaattaaggAAGATTCAGATGTAACTACAAATAGAGAAACAAAAGATCCCATGGTAAGTGAGAATAGTTTCATATCAACAACAGTAATGGTAGAAGATTCTACGCAACAATTTCAAGAAACGGAGAATACCGAGATACCAACGACGCAGTCAAGCTATGTGGACATGAATTCTCAGTCATTTAAGCCCACCATTGACATGGAATTTAATAACAGAAATACACAagaaaatgatgaaattataACTACTGATACTGACGAAACCGTACCTACTACGGTACCTATGACAAGTACAGAAAAAATCGTTACAATAACGCAAAAGCCAAGGATTCACTCTCACATAAGACCAACTTTAAACGCATCCGAACTAAGAAGGCAAGCTTTTAACAATAGACTTAATAAGAAACGTATGAAGCAAAAGAAGCAATCTGAGGAAGAATCTAACGATGGGGTGAGAAACGATGTCTTTGCAATGGGTAACTTGGTGCCTGCATCAGAATTTATTGCTAAAACGCAAGGAACAACAAATGCAAACAATAGGGATAACATGACTACACTGGATGATTTTACTACCGTCACAGAATCGACCACTGGATCGCAAAATCGTTTCAGATCAACCAAGTCGCCTAGTACAAGATCTTCTATAATACCTAAAATTCAACCCTATATGTCTGTAACAGAAGATACGGCGAAATTtgaaatagaagaaattctTAATGACACAACaa caAGGGCAAGACTTTCGAGAATACTGAAGGAAAGAAACATGACATTAAGCGAATTGGTAGAACATAGAGAGCGTGGTTCAAGTCATGTGCACTTAGCGGATATATTTCACAATGCTTCGAAAGAGCCAAATCCTCCAGAGCCATTTTTGTCCAAGTCTCTGATTGAACCTATATCTAAGGAAACCTATCCTTTAAGAGCTCTCTTAGAAGCCAATCTTCATGACCCTAAGtctaatttagatttaaatgcCCTTAATTCAAACTATCTGAACATTCCTGTTGTTATGGATTTTGGAAATAATGTGAATGAAAATGGTGAAAATATGGGCATAATGTCATTATTTAGTAATACAAGTCGATACAACGAAAATAAAGGAAATCAAAATCATATGAACACAAAAGATATAGTTCCTTCGAACACCGAAACTGAAAGTGAGCAAAAATCTGGACGAGAGGGTCGTACCTTTAATACTGATAAAGAGATAGTtaattggaataatatatttaaactccttcacaataacaataatcaaaCAGATTCAGAAGAACTTCTTCAGCCCAgag tgtcTTCGAAAGCAGACccaattaagaaaattttattagaagaGGATGATGATGGTGACAGCGTTATTGTATTTGAAGACTTACAACATctcaatgataaaaatattgcatctTCAAACGAGGAGAACCttgaagtaaaattattgGAAACAATAGAGGAAAGGCCGTCGATACCCGCTTTTAACACATCTAGTAATGCGCGATCAGTTACGGTGGTAACAGCAAGTATCATAGGTTTGGctcttgtattgtttttactgACATATGCTGCATTTAAATGGAAACaacaaagtaaaattattgaaagcaAACAGTGCACCAATGAAGAAAGAATTCCCTCACCAGTGTTTGAAAGTCGATCAGCAAAAAATAACAGCAGCACGAGAAGTAAAAGTCCTATGCTAacctcaaatatttattcaattaatacgTTAGATACACACGCTGATGCCGATTCACCTGAATACATGTGGGACTCATTAAGAAAACCAttccaataa